TGTGATAAGTAGATCAACAAACAATCTAGGCTACAAGGCGAATTAAACCAATTATAATGTATCTTGTTGGagaaaataagttaaaatgCTATTTACAATTCATTCAAGaagaataataattattttatgcatttgatatatacattttttttctcttacaaTGTGTAAATCCAAAATTGTATGGAGCCAACATACTACAAGAGGAAGGATGCATGAAATACCTTAAaaaacaaatcttaatttttaaaaatcaatttccCTATATATAACCTGAGCTAAATCTTGGAAATCTTAATGCTATAGTGCATTTTTAATCCTCCAAGCCATTATTctaatacaaaaattcattctaAGAGGAATGCTCATGTTGTGGCAATTCCACTCAGAAGGGAACGAGCTACTCTTATAGCACGTCCTTGGCTTTAGGCTAAATAGCAGGAGCaacttttaatttattatgaGCCTAGATGATAAATTCAGTAAGTTCTTGCTAATAACCACGTCCACTAAAAGCCCATACAAAATGAGCACAGGGCCGGCTCAACGTATTTGGGGGCCCTAGGCAAAAGTTTTAAATGGGgccttttattataaattaatatatattttttcaattaaaatttatttttcttgctttttgagaggcaaaattactaattaaatttttgcattcaagttccgctaacatttccttttcaattgataatatagctaatccacttaatctttccTGTGACATAGTTGatcttaaatatgattttattaattttaattttgaaaaacttctttctgcgGAAGCAACTGTAATAGGTATAGTTAGTAATATTCTGAAAGCAATACATGTATTTGGAAAAGATTCTAgcctttttatataatttagtacattAATTGGAGAGTTATcatttatttgcaaaacttcttttaaaacttttagcTCTGAATATAAATCTAAGCCATCAATATCAGAATAAGTTTCATGTGTAAGAAaagattcaagattaagacaattttttttcaaactatcaTCATCTagtgattttagtttttcaaaattaaataaaaaaccaaaaatattttcatatatttgaaattgttcaaacctactttcaattgaaaaaatagcttgatctactatatataaaaaataattaattctaaaatattcttcAGCGGATTGTGTTGTCTCATCATTGACATTCTCATCAAATTGTTTCTTCCTACGAATGATACGTTTTTCACGAAATATAGGCTCTATTTCCATTTTGCTTGCAATTTCTTTAGATGAATTCATAGCAGATGTAAATCcatcttctctatatttttttaaaaaagacatGAGACCTTTTAATTGATCTATAGCAATATCAATATGCATGTCTTTCGATTGTAAATTTTTACTAACAGAGTTAACAGCAAATAATATATCATACCAAATAGTCACAGATagcaaaaactcaaaactttcaaTCTCATATGTTGCTAAACAATCAGCTtcactttttgttttgggatcTTCACTTGTTTTTGCCAATTGTAACAAAGCATCTCTTATTTCtagaacttgaaattttattgcttTCACACTTTCAATTCGACTTTCCCAACGTGTTTGTGACAATGGCTTAAGAGTTAAACCTGTCACATTATCTTGTAAAATGTTCCATCGTTttgtagaagaagaaaataatgtgTATATTCGTTGTACtactccaaaaaaagaaatagcttTAGGACAAGAATTAGCCATATCACACAGGACAAGGTTGAGATTATGACAACCACATGGTGTGTAAAATGCTTTAGGATTTATATCAAGAATTCTTTTTTGTACCCcttgttttttccctttcataTTAGACCCATTATCATATCCTTGTCCACGTACATCAttaatatcaagttcaagattttttattgcatttataatttcattgaaaAGACCTTTTCCAGAAGTATCATCTACCTTTAAAAATTCCACAAAATGTTCGTCTATTTTTATCAGACTTGTTGAAATATCCACACATCTTAGTATGAGAGTCATTTGTTCTTGATGACTTACATCGGGGGTACAATCAAGTATAATTGAAAAGTATTTtgcttctttaatcttttttataattttacttttaatttcatttgctaataattgtatcacttcattttgtatattaTGTCCAAGATAATGATTATGGATTGCACCATTTTGAATACGTTGAACA
This DNA window, taken from Quercus robur chromosome 2, dhQueRobu3.1, whole genome shotgun sequence, encodes the following:
- the LOC126704613 gene encoding uncharacterized protein LOC126704613 — encoded protein: MSTRKYPSGYEKLKKKRQREELIESQKGAMDKFITSKKQNLVENLSESFINEEEIHQKELENNENIQQNDNNEDGHDNVQTCNVTILDNEAQNNLEESENINDQPNYIPTNIFDPSQWKTIDIKLRDLLVENGPIRVDDLNFPIDKNSRHFSTTHYIRKLPNGEKHDRKWLVYSKDLDKVFCFCCKLFNSKFNTNQLANGGTKDWKNISSILKNHETTNEHITNMNTWIDLELRLLKNKTIDKNVQEQIKKEKDHWKKVLLRIIAVVKNLGKNNLAFRGKNEKIYQENNGNFLSIIEMIAEFDPIMQEHVQRIQNGAIHNHYLGHNIQNEVIQLLANEIKSKIIKKIKEAKYFSIILDCTPDVSHQEQMTLILRCVDISTSLIKIDEHFVEFLKVDDTSGKGLFNEIINAIKNLELDINDVRGQGYDNGSNMKGKKQGVQKRILDINPKAFYTPCGCHNLNLVLCDMANSCPKAISFFGVVQRIYTLFSSSTKRWNILQDNVTGLTLKPLSQTRWESRIESVKAIKFQVLEIRDALLQLAKTSEDPKTKSEADCLATYEIESFEFLLSVTIWYDILFAVNSVSKNLQSKDMHIDIAIDQLKGLMSFLKKYREDGFTSAMNSSKEIASKMEIEPIFREKRIIRRKKQFDENISETNTVRSNVDTLDLAKIH